Proteins encoded in a region of the Flavobacterium sp. PMTSA4 genome:
- a CDS encoding thioredoxin family protein, with amino-acid sequence MSKFGELINAQVPVLIDFYTEWNDSSVSMHPVIRDVAAALGDKAKVIKIDVDKNQELAEALRIKGLPTLMIYKEGQMVWRQSGELDANTLITIVQEQI; translated from the coding sequence ATGTCAAAATTTGGAGAATTAATTAACGCTCAAGTACCAGTGTTGATAGATTTTTATACAGAATGGAACGATTCTTCCGTTTCTATGCATCCTGTTATCAGAGATGTTGCTGCAGCACTTGGTGACAAAGCAAAAGTTATTAAAATTGATGTAGATAAAAATCAAGAGTTAGCTGAAGCACTTCGTATAAAAGGTCTTCCAACTTTAATGATTTACAAAGAAGGTCAAATGGTTTGGCGTCAGTCAGGTGAACTTGATGCAAACACTTTGATAACTATTGTTCAAGAACAGATTTAG